A stretch of Arthrobacter sunyaminii DNA encodes these proteins:
- a CDS encoding winged helix-turn-helix domain-containing protein yields the protein MSVASGYVHISLRNAQNRAGAARQGAIGDFPRQYGAQGYAPQQYGAQGFGRPETRLQSVSSTNEASPMTAPTAVVTPNGIPGPQSVSNDTVARGFVIYVGLDEGAAAANGTSLTKLAQEVRAYIQTLCPGAQSHAAVALAPAEAAGSDIDVVRQALGDPTVQRRPRPEAAQPVQTQSAPRPSGVLIDLSRREVHLDGDTLNLTFKEFELLNYLVENATRTVGREELLAGLWRNAEEVPNERTIDVHIRRLRSKLGRLANTVRTVRGQGYRFYEHPEVVVWAAPEYSI from the coding sequence ATGTCAGTAGCATCAGGGTACGTACACATCTCACTGCGCAATGCGCAGAACCGGGCCGGCGCAGCGCGGCAGGGCGCCATAGGGGACTTCCCCCGACAGTACGGGGCCCAGGGGTACGCACCGCAGCAGTACGGAGCCCAGGGGTTCGGCAGGCCGGAAACCCGCCTGCAGTCCGTTTCTTCCACGAATGAGGCTTCGCCCATGACGGCACCCACCGCGGTCGTAACTCCTAACGGGATTCCGGGTCCACAGTCTGTCAGCAATGACACCGTTGCCCGCGGCTTCGTTATCTATGTGGGCCTCGACGAGGGTGCGGCGGCAGCCAATGGAACGTCGCTGACTAAGCTCGCCCAGGAAGTCCGCGCCTACATTCAGACGCTGTGCCCGGGTGCCCAGAGCCACGCGGCGGTAGCTTTGGCGCCGGCGGAAGCGGCCGGCTCCGATATCGACGTCGTTCGCCAAGCCCTTGGCGATCCCACGGTGCAGCGCCGCCCCCGCCCCGAAGCTGCCCAGCCGGTCCAGACCCAGAGCGCACCCCGGCCCTCCGGCGTCCTCATTGATCTCTCCCGCCGGGAAGTGCACCTGGACGGCGACACCTTGAATCTGACCTTCAAGGAATTTGAGCTCCTGAACTACCTGGTGGAGAACGCCACCCGCACCGTTGGCCGTGAAGAACTGCTGGCCGGGCTGTGGCGCAACGCCGAGGAAGTGCCGAATGAGCGCACCATCGACGTTCACATCCGCCGGCTCCGCTCCAAGCTGGGCCGGCTGGCGAACACGGTGCGGACGGTCCGCGGCCAGGGCTACCGCTTCTACGAGCACCCCGAGGTTGTTGTCTGGGCTGCGCCCGAATACAGCATCTGA
- the tadA gene encoding tRNA adenosine(34) deaminase TadA, with amino-acid sequence MMPPTAQHESWMDLALTEARGALVTQDVPIGAVVVGPDGTVIGTGRNEREATGDPTAHAEVVAIREAAAAVGEWRLEGCTLVVTLEPCAMCAGAIVLARIPKVVFGAWDEKAGAAGSVFDILRERRLNHWVEVFPEVREAECAKLLTDFFGSRRSG; translated from the coding sequence ATGATGCCCCCCACCGCACAGCACGAGTCCTGGATGGATCTTGCCCTGACGGAGGCGCGCGGCGCCCTGGTGACACAGGACGTGCCGATCGGCGCCGTCGTCGTCGGTCCTGACGGAACCGTGATCGGCACCGGCCGCAATGAACGCGAGGCCACGGGCGATCCGACCGCTCATGCCGAAGTGGTGGCCATCCGCGAGGCCGCTGCCGCCGTCGGGGAATGGCGGCTGGAGGGCTGCACCCTGGTGGTCACCCTGGAGCCGTGCGCGATGTGCGCCGGAGCGATTGTCCTGGCCCGGATCCCGAAGGTGGTGTTCGGCGCGTGGGATGAAAAGGCCGGGGCTGCCGGATCGGTGTTCGACATCCTTCGCGAACGCCGTCTGAACCATTGGGTGGAGGTCTTCCCGGAGGTCCGGGAGGCGGAGTGCGCCAAGTTGCTCACTGACTTTTTCGGCTCTCGGCGATCAGGCTGA
- the upp gene encoding uracil phosphoribosyltransferase → MRVLVVDHPLVAHKLTVLRDKDTPSPVFRQLTEELVTLLAYEATRNVRVEPVQIETPVTSAVGTGLVKPTPLVVPILRAGLGMLEGMTRLVPTAEVGFLGMARNEETLEAITYAERLPDDLTGRQVFVLDPMLATGGTLREAIKFLFKRGAADITCICLLAAPEGLEVLKKELADANVTIVLASIDERLDEKSYIVPGLGDAGDRLYGVVD, encoded by the coding sequence ATGCGCGTACTTGTAGTGGATCACCCCCTAGTTGCCCACAAACTCACCGTTCTCCGCGATAAGGACACCCCTTCACCGGTGTTCCGCCAGCTCACGGAAGAACTCGTCACCCTCCTGGCCTACGAAGCCACCCGCAACGTCCGCGTTGAGCCCGTTCAGATCGAGACTCCGGTCACTTCCGCCGTCGGCACCGGCCTGGTCAAGCCGACCCCGCTGGTGGTGCCCATCCTGCGGGCAGGCCTCGGAATGCTGGAAGGTATGACCCGTCTGGTTCCCACAGCTGAGGTCGGCTTCCTGGGCATGGCCCGCAATGAAGAAACCCTCGAAGCCATCACATACGCTGAGCGGCTCCCGGATGACCTCACCGGGCGCCAGGTATTTGTCCTGGATCCTATGCTGGCCACCGGCGGAACCCTCCGCGAAGCCATCAAGTTCCTGTTCAAGCGCGGAGCTGCAGACATCACGTGCATCTGCCTGCTGGCCGCACCGGAAGGCCTTGAAGTGTTGAAGAAGGAACTGGCCGACGCCAATGTGACCATTGTGCTGGCCTCCATCGATGAGCGCTTAGATGAGAAGTCCTACATTGTGCCGGGCCTGGGCGATGCCGGGGACCGGTTGTACGGCGTCGTGGACTAG
- a CDS encoding YhgE/Pip family protein yields MTTLRLALSELKRMTGGLLPKLALVALTLVPLLYGAVYLYANWDPYGNLDGVSAALVMEDEGAQTDDGERLEVGNTVADSLLEDGTFDWELVSDPDAADAGVMDGTYSFALKIPADFSASLASPSDFDTARQGILNVTTNDANNYLLGSIVDKLTGSVHDTVAAEVGEETANQLLTGFSTIHTQISDAADGAAEVAAGAAQAETGATELATGLETLRSGTAELYAGQQQLVTGSQSLAAGAADLNAGAGELSAGLSRLNAGAAALPDQTQTLATGAEQVAAGNFALNSEFQSAVAGVKAAQDAAAAQLQASTAELVASGVLTQDQADQVLAAAAEGGSTSSPDIAAQLDAAAASVQALADGSRQVADGAGQLAAGIPSLTGGISDAAAGAGALAEGTASLSTGSAELAAGQQDALAGTGQLSAGAGSAAEGAAALRDGLTTLAGGSEELSSGLAEGAGSVPNPDEQQRANAARVIANPVSVNTVAQNEADSYGAGIAPFFLVLALWVGVFMLVQAMRPISRRALASNAPAFKIALGGWLPFLAVAVAQSTVLYAVVRFGLGLSPAHPVLAWGLLLLAATAFSALIQGIVALLGSVGKFVVLVLLVLQLVSSGGTFPWETIPTPLHFAHDVLPMGHVVSGLRQLLYGSDPGQAGVVALGLAGYTVLGLVLSTLAARKHKMWTLKTLQPEIAV; encoded by the coding sequence GTGACCACGCTGCGGCTGGCTCTCTCCGAGCTCAAGCGAATGACCGGGGGCTTGCTTCCCAAGCTCGCTCTCGTTGCCCTCACGCTGGTTCCGCTGCTCTACGGCGCGGTGTACCTCTACGCCAACTGGGACCCCTACGGAAACCTCGACGGTGTTTCCGCCGCCCTGGTGATGGAGGACGAGGGCGCCCAGACCGACGACGGCGAGCGGCTGGAGGTGGGAAACACCGTTGCCGATTCCCTGCTCGAGGACGGCACCTTTGACTGGGAGCTGGTGTCGGACCCGGATGCTGCGGACGCAGGCGTCATGGACGGCACCTATTCCTTCGCCCTGAAAATCCCGGCAGACTTCTCAGCTTCCCTGGCGTCGCCGTCGGACTTTGACACCGCACGCCAGGGGATCCTGAACGTCACCACCAACGACGCCAACAATTATCTGCTCGGCAGCATCGTGGACAAGCTCACCGGCTCCGTCCACGACACCGTGGCAGCCGAAGTCGGCGAGGAAACCGCCAATCAGCTGCTGACGGGCTTCAGCACCATCCACACCCAGATATCGGACGCCGCTGACGGCGCAGCGGAAGTGGCCGCGGGAGCGGCGCAGGCCGAGACCGGAGCCACGGAGCTAGCGACAGGCCTGGAAACGCTGCGCAGCGGAACGGCGGAGCTCTACGCCGGACAGCAGCAGCTCGTCACCGGCTCACAATCCCTCGCCGCGGGCGCCGCTGATCTCAATGCCGGCGCCGGCGAGCTGTCGGCCGGCCTGTCCCGGCTGAACGCCGGTGCAGCCGCCCTCCCGGATCAGACACAAACACTGGCCACCGGTGCCGAACAGGTTGCGGCCGGAAATTTTGCCCTCAACTCCGAATTCCAGAGCGCCGTTGCCGGAGTGAAAGCAGCTCAGGACGCCGCTGCCGCCCAGCTTCAGGCCTCCACGGCGGAACTCGTGGCCAGCGGGGTCCTCACCCAGGATCAAGCTGATCAGGTGCTTGCCGCCGCCGCGGAAGGCGGCAGCACGTCGTCCCCTGACATCGCCGCCCAACTAGACGCGGCCGCAGCCTCAGTTCAAGCACTCGCGGACGGTTCCCGCCAAGTGGCCGACGGCGCAGGGCAGCTTGCTGCCGGCATTCCGTCCCTGACCGGGGGTATCTCCGATGCCGCTGCCGGAGCGGGCGCCCTGGCGGAGGGCACGGCGTCGCTGTCCACCGGTTCTGCGGAGCTGGCAGCCGGCCAGCAGGATGCCCTCGCCGGCACCGGCCAGCTCTCCGCCGGCGCAGGTTCAGCAGCCGAAGGGGCCGCCGCCCTGCGCGACGGACTGACGACCCTCGCCGGCGGTTCCGAGGAACTGTCTTCCGGACTCGCAGAAGGCGCCGGCAGCGTTCCCAACCCCGACGAGCAGCAGCGTGCCAATGCTGCACGCGTCATCGCCAATCCGGTCAGCGTCAACACTGTCGCGCAGAACGAAGCGGACAGCTACGGCGCCGGCATTGCCCCGTTCTTCCTGGTTTTGGCGCTGTGGGTCGGCGTCTTCATGCTCGTTCAGGCGATGCGCCCGATCAGCCGGCGTGCACTGGCCTCCAATGCGCCTGCCTTCAAGATCGCCCTGGGCGGCTGGCTTCCGTTCCTGGCCGTCGCCGTCGCGCAATCCACCGTGCTGTATGCCGTGGTCCGCTTCGGGCTGGGACTCTCCCCCGCCCACCCGGTGCTCGCCTGGGGCTTGCTGCTGCTCGCCGCTACAGCATTCTCGGCCCTGATTCAGGGCATTGTGGCGTTGCTCGGATCGGTGGGGAAGTTTGTGGTCCTGGTCCTGCTGGTGCTCCAGCTGGTTTCATCGGGCGGAACTTTCCCCTGGGAGACCATTCCCACTCCCCTGCATTTCGCCCACGATGTGCTGCCCATGGGGCATGTGGTCAGCGGCCTGCGGCAGCTGCTCTACGGCAGCGACCCGGGCCAGGCAGGCGTCGTGGCTCTTGGTCTGGCGGGCTACACCGTGCTGGGACTTGTGCTGTCCACCCTCGCGGCTCGAAAGCACAAGATGTGGACGCTGAAGACGCTGCAGCCGGAAATAGCCGTGTAA
- a CDS encoding multicopper oxidase domain-containing protein: MSSTQFRTYHVVAMSFPIVYSLEGDHDPNGLLYTLRVYQPLLDWVKEQREKNGDYLTKMHRKTQLMETVVYAVPRLLKMRRILSEGPERNKYLLKDFGSESEVLDREDRDVRGRRLNPQDRAIRQNYRATVDELVAALRELTDGRITSLSSKAPPDPERLEEQLRETMGEWRTSWLAQLEEAERAIEGQLERIRQGWPELLAWYRRQRPGSQLRDEDIERLMFNDHSPDLIGKGEQTPAYNRCNPLKPIPLVRPLVLRACRGEQLKVHFENSIRGREVGMHVQGDGLGGTVPGRGTGSGVRYGDGARVGDNDPTAVPYQSKMTYRWMCAREGVWPINDLGDIRGTDRGTNNHGLFAALVVEPEGARWYDPETGERLDGTDRPDGLYADVVPRDEHRLKDGKVVAPQEDCRDEQHEGCQAGNRCRKWREDNFVDFHHAKDNPDQFAGNCSFREFTVFFHDEPETHSGIPHPLPHSAMPLSYRAEPMHNRLPYRLHRRLRQGAPKAEPDKNRIDHSAVDIRIDKETLGEEFWVAKDKNDDFLERVSGEEQHHSSWLFGEPVTPILRAYRGDPSRVRLVHAGVKETHVYHLHVHQWRAVAQDTAEPSVWKIGEHHGSQLLDSVSIGPQTAMTIDPLYGSGSRQHAVGDIIWHCHLYPHFHHGMWGLWRSFDRLVDGERAYPDGTPCPELKPLPGRDPDPSTDEQPGFPWFIDATYPRKSPPPPSPRENDVKKRKVPVNGRRQLLQMPQCSDKEWAAFAPNCRSGDQPGALFVDLDGLARKWNTKAKVPERRIIHYDIAMAERGMIYNSAGWYDPHVHHYQLRGITVTRLDDDGHRLGDPVQFKPPANKGDGGADAFFPRANHGDIVELRLSNTVGTVKGDHFDFPGHPVECGLHVHLVKFDVLAADGSATGWNYLSGASSPEAIPDGKINNPPANVSLHRWVVDEEFGPCFFHDHLLANFRQKRGLFAALIAEPNGTRWYLPDQQTPAWVGSQAVIVPRTSKGDGDVALKDPFREAGLALGDFVPLNRPKDDRPPKPIPDQPQSEDDPLNEPNLLGGDDDPGVMGVNYRCTPMRYRGKDPSEWFSSSRSSLKNEDKEQRKVLDVQAPHMSPPLPVPPKHKGDPDTPVIYTYPGERLRIRIFQGSHEEQHSFMLNGMRWRKDWQNQQSPWVNQQTMGISEAFTVDINPPEIGADGKPLATSPYGVGDHLWQFTVMDDLWLGCWGLIRSLQPSSENFRELPPLRRITQVMPRTEDESGRVAAPTDQELKEALGQFRLSQSNGFLPPRPLRAPGGTWAAGKVREYVVVAQRHEHQYAGQALTDPWGLIYRTAEESVAETRDDGSETGNLRAVDVDGSDQPLVLRAHPGEWIRITLINELLLPQENLPDQDFATKDPRLPDFGPEVSPPRLPVEHRDHLGYPDRRTVSPRVSLHPSLLLYDVQSDDGAYVGLNQDGTVAALDVDDAAHVVHGGHDAVNAVVHRTDHGIGHRDANWREYWWYADPALAFDTYQDGRERGQTCYLFDMGDIRNHRHHGLIGAVVIEPSDITPVDPQNEDKQKWTGAHVHLESGDKVIAQEFVFFLQDGLRHFLNGDIDQPLPDISPSDPPVDAGQKAISYRSPLTSHQNPMALPNLTAPIQHASRDLPIWWRLVCAGDKPRNHTFTVHNFAWDVAPWVRKAKKSSPEAGSVTAISAGFAQDLVMLPEGRWDPGDHAYRSGSFRWAVSQGMWGILRMGDHNAKS, translated from the coding sequence ATGTCGTCTACCCAATTCCGCACCTACCACGTTGTGGCCATGTCTTTCCCGATCGTCTACTCGCTCGAGGGCGACCACGATCCCAACGGTCTGCTCTACACCTTGCGCGTGTACCAGCCCCTCCTGGATTGGGTGAAGGAACAACGAGAGAAAAACGGCGATTACCTGACCAAGATGCACCGCAAGACCCAGCTGATGGAAACCGTGGTGTACGCAGTGCCGCGGCTCCTTAAGATGCGCCGGATCCTGTCCGAAGGACCGGAGAGGAATAAGTATCTGTTGAAGGACTTCGGCAGCGAGTCCGAAGTTCTTGACCGGGAAGACCGGGACGTCCGCGGTCGACGGTTAAATCCGCAGGATCGTGCGATACGCCAGAACTACCGGGCCACGGTGGACGAACTGGTTGCCGCTTTGCGGGAGCTGACTGATGGGCGGATTACCAGTCTCTCCTCGAAGGCCCCGCCGGATCCGGAGCGACTAGAGGAGCAACTGAGGGAAACCATGGGGGAGTGGCGCACCTCGTGGCTGGCGCAGCTCGAGGAGGCCGAGCGGGCTATCGAAGGGCAATTGGAAAGGATCCGCCAGGGGTGGCCGGAGTTGTTGGCATGGTATCGGAGGCAGCGTCCCGGGTCTCAGCTGAGGGACGAGGACATCGAACGGTTGATGTTCAACGATCACAGCCCTGACCTGATCGGCAAAGGTGAACAAACTCCGGCCTACAACCGGTGCAACCCGCTTAAGCCCATCCCGCTGGTGCGTCCGCTGGTGTTGCGGGCGTGCCGGGGAGAACAGCTTAAGGTGCATTTCGAGAACAGCATCCGCGGCCGTGAAGTGGGCATGCACGTGCAAGGAGACGGGCTCGGGGGCACCGTCCCGGGACGCGGCACCGGCTCAGGCGTCCGGTATGGAGATGGGGCGCGCGTAGGCGACAACGACCCCACCGCTGTTCCCTACCAATCTAAAATGACGTACCGCTGGATGTGTGCCCGGGAAGGCGTGTGGCCGATCAACGATCTGGGTGACATCCGCGGAACCGACCGGGGCACCAACAACCACGGATTGTTCGCCGCTCTTGTCGTCGAGCCCGAGGGCGCGAGGTGGTACGACCCGGAGACGGGGGAACGGCTCGACGGCACAGATCGCCCCGATGGGCTCTACGCCGACGTCGTGCCCCGCGACGAACACCGCCTCAAGGACGGGAAAGTGGTGGCTCCCCAAGAGGACTGCCGCGACGAGCAGCATGAGGGCTGCCAGGCGGGCAACCGGTGCCGGAAATGGCGGGAGGACAACTTCGTCGACTTCCACCATGCTAAGGACAATCCGGACCAATTCGCCGGCAACTGCAGTTTCCGCGAGTTCACCGTCTTCTTCCACGACGAGCCCGAGACGCATAGCGGCATCCCCCACCCCCTGCCCCACTCGGCCATGCCCCTGTCCTACCGCGCTGAACCCATGCACAACCGCCTTCCCTATCGGCTGCACCGGCGCCTGCGTCAAGGCGCGCCGAAGGCAGAACCCGATAAGAACAGGATCGACCACTCAGCCGTTGACATCAGGATCGACAAGGAAACCCTCGGAGAAGAGTTCTGGGTGGCCAAAGACAAGAACGACGATTTCCTCGAACGTGTCTCCGGCGAGGAGCAGCATCACAGCTCATGGCTGTTCGGCGAACCGGTGACGCCGATTCTGCGCGCCTACCGCGGGGACCCCAGCCGGGTGCGGCTGGTGCACGCCGGGGTCAAAGAGACCCATGTCTACCACCTGCACGTCCACCAGTGGCGAGCCGTCGCCCAGGACACCGCTGAGCCTTCCGTGTGGAAGATAGGCGAGCACCACGGTTCCCAGCTGCTGGATTCGGTGTCCATCGGTCCGCAGACCGCCATGACCATCGACCCGCTCTACGGCTCGGGCAGCCGCCAGCATGCGGTGGGCGACATCATCTGGCACTGCCACCTCTACCCCCACTTCCACCACGGCATGTGGGGACTGTGGCGCAGCTTCGACCGGCTGGTCGACGGGGAGCGGGCCTACCCCGACGGCACTCCCTGTCCCGAACTGAAGCCATTGCCCGGACGCGACCCCGACCCCTCGACCGACGAACAACCCGGATTTCCGTGGTTCATCGACGCCACCTATCCCCGCAAATCTCCACCGCCGCCCTCACCCCGCGAGAACGACGTAAAGAAGAGGAAGGTCCCGGTCAACGGGCGACGCCAGCTGCTGCAGATGCCGCAATGCTCCGACAAGGAATGGGCGGCCTTCGCACCCAACTGCCGGTCGGGTGATCAACCCGGTGCTCTTTTCGTCGATCTGGACGGCCTCGCCCGGAAGTGGAACACCAAGGCGAAGGTGCCCGAGCGACGGATTATTCACTACGACATCGCCATGGCGGAACGGGGGATGATCTACAACTCCGCCGGCTGGTACGACCCGCACGTACACCACTATCAGCTCAGAGGAATCACCGTCACCCGTCTCGACGACGACGGGCACCGGCTTGGGGATCCAGTGCAGTTCAAACCCCCGGCAAACAAAGGCGACGGCGGGGCCGACGCGTTCTTCCCGCGCGCCAATCACGGCGACATCGTGGAGCTGCGCCTGTCCAACACGGTGGGCACCGTCAAAGGCGACCACTTCGACTTTCCCGGCCACCCAGTTGAATGTGGTCTGCACGTGCACCTGGTGAAGTTCGACGTGCTCGCTGCCGACGGCTCAGCCACCGGCTGGAACTACCTCTCCGGCGCCAGTTCCCCCGAAGCCATCCCGGACGGCAAGATCAACAATCCCCCTGCAAATGTTTCCTTGCACCGGTGGGTGGTGGATGAGGAGTTCGGCCCCTGCTTTTTCCACGACCACCTGCTGGCGAACTTCCGGCAGAAGCGCGGCCTGTTCGCAGCCCTAATCGCCGAACCCAACGGCACCCGCTGGTACCTACCGGACCAGCAGACCCCCGCATGGGTTGGCTCCCAGGCCGTGATCGTACCGCGAACTTCAAAGGGGGATGGGGACGTAGCTCTAAAAGACCCCTTCCGGGAAGCTGGATTGGCCCTTGGGGACTTTGTGCCGCTGAACCGTCCGAAGGACGATCGTCCTCCAAAGCCCATCCCTGATCAACCTCAATCAGAGGATGATCCGCTGAATGAGCCGAACCTGCTGGGCGGTGATGACGATCCCGGTGTTATGGGCGTCAATTACCGGTGCACCCCCATGCGATACCGCGGCAAGGACCCCTCCGAGTGGTTCAGCTCCAGCCGCTCCTCGCTGAAGAACGAGGACAAGGAGCAGCGAAAGGTGCTCGACGTGCAGGCTCCGCACATGTCGCCGCCACTGCCTGTGCCGCCGAAGCACAAGGGTGACCCCGACACACCGGTGATCTACACCTATCCAGGAGAACGACTGCGCATCCGGATTTTCCAGGGCTCGCACGAAGAGCAGCACAGTTTCATGCTCAACGGCATGCGATGGCGCAAGGACTGGCAGAACCAACAGTCGCCGTGGGTGAACCAGCAGACGATGGGCATCTCCGAGGCCTTCACCGTGGACATCAACCCGCCGGAAATCGGAGCTGACGGAAAGCCTCTGGCGACGAGCCCGTACGGGGTCGGCGACCACCTGTGGCAGTTCACTGTCATGGACGACCTGTGGCTGGGTTGCTGGGGACTGATCCGTTCGCTCCAGCCCAGCTCGGAGAACTTCCGTGAACTTCCCCCGTTGCGGCGCATCACCCAGGTCATGCCCAGGACGGAGGACGAAAGCGGGCGCGTTGCAGCTCCGACCGACCAGGAACTGAAGGAGGCACTGGGTCAGTTCCGCCTCTCCCAGTCCAACGGATTCCTGCCCCCACGCCCCCTCCGGGCGCCCGGAGGAACGTGGGCGGCTGGGAAGGTGCGGGAGTACGTGGTAGTCGCCCAGCGCCACGAGCACCAGTACGCCGGCCAAGCACTGACCGACCCTTGGGGCCTGATCTACCGTACGGCCGAAGAGTCCGTCGCTGAGACCAGGGACGATGGAAGCGAGACCGGCAATCTCCGGGCAGTGGATGTGGACGGTTCCGACCAGCCACTGGTCCTGCGGGCACATCCCGGGGAATGGATCAGGATCACCCTCATCAACGAGCTCCTGCTACCGCAGGAGAACCTCCCCGACCAAGACTTCGCCACGAAAGACCCTCGGCTCCCGGACTTCGGACCGGAAGTGAGCCCGCCGAGGCTGCCCGTAGAGCACCGTGACCACCTGGGCTACCCGGACCGTCGAACGGTCAGTCCTCGAGTCTCCCTGCACCCCAGCTTGCTGCTTTACGACGTGCAGAGCGACGACGGCGCGTACGTGGGGCTGAACCAGGACGGCACCGTAGCCGCTCTGGACGTGGACGATGCTGCTCATGTCGTGCACGGCGGACACGACGCAGTCAATGCGGTGGTGCACCGCACCGACCATGGCATCGGGCACCGGGACGCGAACTGGCGGGAGTATTGGTGGTACGCGGATCCGGCCCTGGCTTTCGACACATATCAGGACGGGCGCGAACGAGGCCAAACCTGCTATCTGTTCGATATGGGTGACATCCGCAACCACCGGCACCACGGCTTAATCGGAGCTGTCGTGATCGAGCCCAGCGACATCACCCCGGTCGACCCGCAGAACGAGGACAAGCAGAAGTGGACAGGCGCCCACGTTCATCTGGAGAGCGGTGACAAAGTCATCGCCCAGGAATTTGTTTTCTTCCTACAGGACGGGCTGCGTCACTTCCTAAACGGCGATATCGACCAGCCACTTCCTGACATCTCTCCGAGCGACCCTCCCGTGGATGCCGGGCAGAAGGCCATCAGCTACCGGTCCCCGCTGACTTCACACCAGAATCCCATGGCGCTGCCCAACCTCACCGCCCCAATCCAGCACGCGAGCAGGGACCTGCCCATCTGGTGGCGCCTGGTTTGCGCCGGCGACAAGCCCCGCAACCACACTTTCACCGTGCACAACTTCGCCTGGGATGTCGCTCCCTGGGTGCGGAAGGCCAAGAAGAGCAGCCCCGAAGCGGGATCGGTTACCGCCATCTCAGCCGGCTTCGCCCAGGACCTGGTGATGCTGCCCGAAGGACGCTGGGATCCAGGAGACCACGCCTACCGCAGCGGTTCCTTCCGCTGGGCCGTCAGCCAGGGGATGTGGGGCATCCTCCGGATGGGTGATCATAACGCCAAATCTTGA
- a CDS encoding pyridoxamine 5'-phosphate oxidase family protein: MSSDKDGLDTVVKILEHADIAQLTTEDLSGKLVSRPLQLQETDSDGNLWFFTQDPSPKADEIRANPNVNVSVHDSKGYLSISGKATITKDEGKIEELWKSPVAAWFDEGREDPSIALIKVDTDTAEYWASDEPRVATMFKIAKSAVTGDTPNIGKNDVVDL; this comes from the coding sequence ATGAGTTCAGACAAGGACGGACTGGATACAGTCGTCAAGATTCTCGAGCACGCCGATATTGCACAGCTGACCACCGAGGACCTGAGCGGAAAGCTGGTCAGCCGGCCGCTTCAGCTGCAGGAAACGGATTCCGACGGCAACCTGTGGTTCTTCACCCAGGACCCCTCCCCCAAGGCGGACGAGATCCGGGCCAACCCGAACGTGAACGTTTCGGTGCATGATTCCAAGGGATACCTGTCCATCAGCGGCAAGGCCACCATTACCAAGGACGAGGGCAAGATCGAGGAGCTGTGGAAGTCTCCGGTTGCCGCGTGGTTCGACGAGGGGCGCGAGGACCCGTCGATTGCACTGATCAAGGTGGATACCGACACCGCTGAATACTGGGCCTCGGACGAACCCCGGGTGGCCACCATGTTCAAGATTGCCAAGAGCGCCGTCACCGGTGACACCCCCAACATCGGCAAGAACGACGTCGTCGACCTCTAG
- a CDS encoding SixA phosphatase family protein, translated as MSGHHLKKLMLLRHAKADWPRDVSDHERPLSGRGHRDAPLAGRWMVEHNSIPDFILCSSALRTRQTCTWICEELGDKGPTPKLEDGLYSAPATQILSIINNVPETVTSLLVISHLPGVQDLAMRLASVDSNEDAVMEMATRYPTSGLTVMQTDKPWAELDGRDAKVTDFVVRRA; from the coding sequence ATGAGCGGCCACCACCTGAAAAAGTTGATGCTCCTGCGGCACGCGAAGGCGGACTGGCCCCGGGACGTCTCCGACCACGAACGCCCCCTGTCCGGCAGGGGACACCGCGATGCACCGCTGGCCGGACGCTGGATGGTGGAACACAACTCCATCCCGGACTTCATCCTCTGCTCCTCGGCGCTGCGGACCCGGCAGACCTGCACCTGGATCTGCGAGGAACTCGGCGACAAGGGCCCAACACCCAAGCTCGAGGACGGGCTTTACAGTGCGCCGGCCACGCAGATCCTCAGCATCATCAACAACGTGCCGGAGACCGTGACCAGCCTGCTGGTCATCTCGCACCTGCCCGGCGTGCAGGACCTGGCCATGCGGCTGGCCTCGGTCGATTCCAATGAAGACGCCGTCATGGAGATGGCCACGCGCTATCCCACCTCCGGCCTGACCGTGATGCAAACGGACAAGCCGTGGGCCGAACTCGACGGACGCGACGCCAAGGTCACGGACTTCGTAGTCCGCAGGGCATAA